A genomic region of Chryseobacterium sp. KACC 21268 contains the following coding sequences:
- a CDS encoding outer membrane beta-barrel family protein: MIVLTKTTIQNSLSVTKSILLFFLLMTTVFSAQQNLKIDGIIISSNQEKVALPIAVYLFGAENQLLKTTIAQDSKFEFDQLKSGNYHIQLSSDDIIQNEKPFNLEKNLAIKIIFEPKSSQIEEVTINAKKKIFKVENGNITLDVANSPLNTLPTSTDLLSKLPFVMMDANGEGLSFVGKGTPLLYVDNQRVDFSMLSSISVDDIKSVEIIRNPSVKYESEGKAVIKVNLKKSRKDGSQISITETATFQKRFSNYLGVNFQQKKNKTEWKVNTAYNQINHWESNGFNYSVPSKNISSDYIIKSITKRPQTILGASLYQELNDDGDYITVSLNGNFRPDKGDNTTDTFYSENGNSKDVKTLNQQDNKRATINSIFNYKKKITDWDAEVLTGFQFKRESKNVDYQFFNDTNNSGYEFNQFRVQRYSGNVYSGRIDIEKKLSENYRLELGGNYTKAETKNDNRTTYQNNQNPEFYHYDFKESNLAGYTNLAFNADQWNINAGLRTESTNAEGFDKITNETKIKRDYLDWFPNAEISFKQNDNYEYTLNFRKSISRPNYGDLSSGGLYGSPYVEYQGNPDLIPTYTNTLTFTTNLNKISVNASAYKSKNPLGYTLVYDDDRNISKFTAINFDEESGVSLGVDVPVQWKKWTSQNSLSVNYDKVEDSLAVLKKSTPYVYFSTNNTVNVWKYLSVLLDGSYITKRVEGLYENNAMCLVNLGLTSSVSDFDFTVRYNDVFNQMNYIQKMSYDKIASTGTFFGNTPTISLSAKYNFGKLKKSNYKEKAVNENANRL, encoded by the coding sequence ATGATTGTTTTAACCAAAACAACCATTCAAAACTCATTATCAGTGACAAAAAGCATTTTACTGTTTTTTCTTCTTATGACGACCGTATTCTCGGCTCAACAAAATCTTAAGATTGATGGAATTATCATTAGTTCAAACCAAGAAAAAGTTGCATTGCCGATTGCGGTTTATCTGTTTGGTGCTGAAAATCAATTATTAAAAACAACAATCGCCCAGGATTCAAAGTTTGAATTTGACCAATTGAAATCGGGGAATTATCATATTCAGTTGTCTTCAGATGACATTATTCAAAATGAAAAACCATTTAATCTTGAAAAAAATCTGGCGATAAAAATCATTTTCGAACCCAAAAGTTCGCAGATTGAAGAGGTAACAATCAATGCTAAGAAAAAGATTTTCAAGGTAGAAAATGGAAATATTACACTGGATGTCGCCAATTCTCCTTTGAACACCTTGCCAACTTCTACCGATTTATTATCAAAATTACCTTTTGTAATGATGGATGCCAATGGCGAAGGATTATCGTTTGTCGGAAAAGGAACACCTTTGCTTTATGTTGATAATCAAAGGGTTGATTTTTCGATGTTATCTTCGATTTCAGTAGACGATATCAAATCTGTGGAAATCATCAGAAATCCTTCTGTCAAATATGAATCCGAGGGAAAAGCTGTGATAAAGGTCAATCTTAAAAAAAGCAGAAAAGACGGTTCGCAAATTAGTATTACGGAAACGGCAACTTTCCAGAAACGTTTTAGTAATTATTTAGGAGTCAATTTCCAGCAAAAGAAAAACAAGACGGAATGGAAGGTGAATACGGCCTACAACCAAATCAACCACTGGGAAAGCAACGGTTTTAATTATTCGGTTCCGAGTAAAAATATTAGTTCTGATTACATTATAAAATCAATTACAAAAAGACCACAAACCATCTTAGGTGCGAGCCTGTATCAGGAACTTAATGACGATGGCGATTACATTACAGTCAGTTTAAATGGGAATTTTCGACCAGATAAAGGCGATAATACTACCGATACTTTTTATTCAGAAAATGGGAATTCCAAAGATGTCAAAACGCTTAATCAGCAAGACAATAAAAGGGCGACAATCAACTCTATCTTTAATTATAAGAAGAAAATAACAGATTGGGATGCTGAGGTTTTGACCGGATTTCAGTTCAAACGGGAAAGCAAAAATGTAGATTATCAATTTTTCAATGACACCAACAATTCTGGTTACGAATTCAATCAATTTCGAGTTCAGCGATATTCTGGGAATGTTTATTCGGGAAGAATTGATATCGAGAAAAAATTGAGTGAAAATTACCGTCTGGAATTGGGCGGAAATTACACCAAAGCTGAAACCAAAAATGATAACAGAACAACTTATCAGAATAATCAAAATCCGGAGTTCTATCATTATGATTTCAAGGAATCAAATCTTGCGGGTTACACAAATCTCGCTTTTAATGCAGACCAATGGAATATCAATGCTGGTTTGAGAACTGAATCAACCAATGCAGAAGGTTTTGATAAAATTACGAATGAAACTAAAATCAAAAGAGATTATTTGGACTGGTTTCCAAATGCAGAAATCAGTTTCAAGCAAAATGACAATTACGAATATACACTGAATTTCAGAAAAAGTATTTCACGTCCCAACTACGGAGATTTGTCTTCTGGCGGTTTGTACGGAAGTCCGTATGTTGAATATCAGGGCAATCCGGATTTGATTCCGACTTACACCAACACGCTTACTTTCACGACCAATCTCAATAAAATATCCGTCAATGCTTCAGCTTACAAGAGCAAAAATCCATTGGGTTACACCTTGGTTTATGATGATGACAGAAATATTTCGAAGTTCACGGCCATTAATTTTGATGAAGAATCGGGCGTTTCTTTGGGTGTAGATGTTCCTGTTCAATGGAAAAAATGGACTTCACAAAATAGTCTTTCCGTGAATTATGACAAAGTCGAAGATTCTTTGGCGGTTCTGAAAAAATCGACACCTTACGTTTATTTTTCCACTAATAATACGGTGAATGTCTGGAAATATTTATCCGTTTTGCTAGATGGTTCTTACATCACAAAACGTGTAGAAGGATTGTATGAAAATAATGCAATGTGTCTGGTAAATCTCGGTTTGACGTCCTCTGTTTCCGATTTTGATTTTACCGTTCGTTACAACGATGTTTTCAATCAAATGAATTACATCCAAAAAATGTCTTACGACAAAATCGCATCGACTGGCACCTTTTTTGGCAATACACCTACCATATCGCTTTCTGCGAAATATAACTTTGGAAAATTGAAAAAGTCCAATTACAAGGAAAAAGCGGTCAACGAGAATGCCAACAGGCTATAA
- a CDS encoding DUF2007 domain-containing protein encodes MKIDMELVTLKIFNTEIEAEMLKIFLETNGVETFVFGNILANTYNLFNTTSGGVQLKVSENDFEKANELMTEFYNKDNQ; translated from the coding sequence ATGAAAATCGATATGGAATTAGTCACACTCAAAATATTCAACACAGAAATAGAAGCGGAGATGCTTAAGATTTTCCTAGAAACAAACGGCGTAGAAACCTTTGTCTTCGGGAATATTCTAGCGAATACTTATAATTTGTTCAACACGACAAGTGGCGGTGTTCAGCTCAAGGTGTCCGAAAACGACTTTGAAAAAGCTAATGAATTGATGACCGAGTTTTATAACAAAGACAATCAATAA
- a CDS encoding TonB-dependent receptor, which yields MFFVLLLTSVFSFAQAVTEQFLVKGNCNMCKARIETTATKAGAISANWSAETQTLTMVLDESKVTCDTILKQVAEAGHDNEKFKASEDAYKALPACCLYTRGADKNENVHTDLDSNAKQIEGVKITREKEATAISKKEAGLIFNISSKELLKAACCNLSESFETNATVDVSFSNAVTGTKQLKMLGLDQKYTLLTKEQLPEIRGLASAYGLNFIPGKWIGGIQLTKGGSTVVNGYESITGQINTELLKSHDDDKKSETEINLFSDNNGRVEANVTSTSPISDKWNQSVLLHGNGTFGDTDMNDDNFLDRPKGSQLNVAYLLNYNDLESSGFASHFGINFLKDERTAGQIGFNKRIPQKDQSLYGVGIDISRFQLWNKTGYIFKGKPYQSLGWMNQMTYHQQDSFFGLRNYYGKETSYYSNLIFESIIGNTNNKYKVGASFLYDKYDEDYLLDNYKRTETVPGLFAEYTLTGEKFTLVTGARVDFHNLAGTQFTPRMNFKYDLTPKTIFRISAGRGFRTANIFAESQSYFASNREIQVINNGGEIYGLKPEIAWNYGVSLQQEFKLFGRKSTLLADFFRTDFQNQVVTDLDESAQKILFYNLEGKSFANSFQTQWDFQPVKNLEFRVAYKYYDVALDYLSGLKKVPFMAKHRGFANLAYSTNKTEKGRFWSFDTTLNLVGKQRLPNTKSNPAEFQIGDYSPSYSTLNAQISRNFSEKIRVYLGGENLTGYQQKVAILDAGNPFGNYFDGGMVYAPIMKQNFYVGVDFKF from the coding sequence ATGTTTTTTGTGCTGTTGCTGACGTCTGTTTTTTCCTTTGCCCAAGCTGTGACAGAACAGTTTTTGGTGAAAGGGAACTGCAATATGTGCAAAGCCAGAATAGAAACTACTGCGACAAAAGCAGGCGCAATCTCCGCCAATTGGAGCGCAGAAACCCAAACCTTGACAATGGTTTTGGACGAGTCCAAAGTCACTTGCGACACGATTCTAAAACAAGTGGCAGAAGCCGGTCACGACAACGAGAAATTCAAAGCGTCGGAAGATGCGTACAAAGCTTTGCCTGCGTGTTGCCTTTACACGAGAGGTGCTGATAAAAATGAAAATGTCCACACAGATTTGGATTCGAATGCAAAGCAAATCGAAGGTGTGAAAATTACCCGAGAAAAGGAAGCAACCGCAATCAGCAAAAAGGAAGCAGGCTTGATTTTCAATATCAGTTCCAAGGAATTGTTGAAAGCGGCGTGTTGTAATCTGTCCGAAAGTTTTGAAACCAATGCGACTGTGGATGTTTCTTTCAGCAATGCGGTGACGGGAACCAAGCAATTGAAAATGTTGGGATTAGACCAAAAATATACGCTTCTAACCAAAGAGCAATTGCCGGAAATCCGAGGTTTGGCTTCGGCTTATGGTCTGAATTTCATTCCAGGAAAATGGATTGGCGGAATCCAATTGACGAAAGGCGGAAGCACGGTTGTGAACGGCTACGAAAGTATCACAGGACAAATCAACACCGAACTTTTGAAATCTCACGACGATGATAAAAAATCGGAAACAGAAATCAATTTGTTCTCTGATAACAATGGACGAGTTGAAGCGAATGTGACCAGCACTTCACCAATTTCTGACAAATGGAATCAAAGTGTTTTGTTACACGGAAACGGAACTTTTGGTGATACGGATATGAACGATGATAACTTTCTTGACCGACCAAAAGGAAGTCAGCTAAATGTAGCTTATTTGTTGAATTACAATGATTTGGAAAGTTCCGGATTCGCTTCGCATTTTGGAATTAATTTCCTGAAAGATGAGCGAACTGCCGGACAAATTGGATTTAACAAAAGAATTCCGCAGAAAGACCAATCTCTTTATGGTGTTGGGATTGATATTTCGAGGTTTCAATTGTGGAACAAGACGGGTTATATTTTCAAAGGCAAACCTTACCAGAGTTTGGGTTGGATGAACCAAATGACTTATCATCAGCAAGATAGCTTTTTCGGATTGAGAAATTATTATGGAAAAGAAACGTCTTATTATTCCAATTTGATTTTCGAAAGCATCATCGGAAATACAAATAATAAATATAAAGTTGGTGCGAGTTTCTTATACGATAAATACGATGAAGATTATCTTTTGGACAATTACAAAAGAACCGAAACCGTTCCAGGACTGTTTGCAGAATATACCTTGACAGGCGAAAAATTCACTTTGGTAACGGGCGCTCGAGTGGATTTTCACAATCTTGCAGGAACGCAGTTTACGCCGAGAATGAATTTCAAATATGATTTGACACCGAAAACCATTTTCAGAATTTCAGCCGGAAGAGGTTTCCGAACTGCGAATATCTTTGCGGAAAGTCAATCATATTTTGCTTCGAATCGAGAAATTCAAGTTATCAATAATGGTGGCGAAATCTATGGTTTGAAACCTGAAATCGCTTGGAATTATGGTGTGAGTCTTCAGCAGGAATTCAAATTGTTTGGAAGAAAATCAACTTTGTTAGCTGATTTTTTCAGAACAGATTTCCAAAACCAAGTCGTGACGGATTTGGATGAATCAGCTCAGAAAATTCTTTTTTATAATCTTGAAGGAAAATCATTTGCGAACAGTTTCCAGACGCAATGGGATTTTCAGCCAGTGAAAAATTTAGAATTCCGAGTGGCCTACAAATATTATGATGTGGCTTTGGATTATTTGAGCGGATTGAAAAAAGTCCCGTTTATGGCGAAGCACAGAGGATTTGCGAACTTGGCTTATTCCACCAACAAAACGGAGAAAGGCAGATTTTGGAGTTTTGATACGACATTAAATTTAGTTGGAAAACAAAGACTTCCCAACACAAAATCGAATCCTGCAGAATTCCAGATTGGAGATTATTCACCAAGCTATTCTACTTTGAATGCTCAGATTTCTAGGAATTTCTCTGAGAAAATCAGGGTTTATTTGGGTGGTGAGAATTTGACTGGATATCAACAGAAAGTTGCGATTTTGGATGCTGGAAATCCTTTCGGAAATTACTTTGATGGCGGAATGGTTTATGCGCCAATTATGAAACAGAATTTCTATGTTGGTGTGGATTTTAAGTTTTAA
- a CDS encoding heavy-metal-associated domain-containing protein yields the protein MNTIIKSGILFLSIFLFSNFSAQTKTFKAKVEGNCGMCKDRIETVAKSDKNVKSAVWSVSKKTLTVSYDASKTDKKAILKSIAEVGHDNEMFRASSKVYDDLEVCCQYDRPDNSKKLAKNCDPKQVCELK from the coding sequence ATGAATACAATCATAAAATCAGGAATTCTATTCCTATCTATATTTCTATTTTCAAATTTTTCTGCGCAGACAAAAACCTTCAAAGCGAAAGTGGAAGGCAACTGCGGAATGTGCAAAGACCGCATCGAAACGGTTGCAAAATCCGACAAGAACGTAAAATCTGCCGTCTGGAGCGTGAGCAAAAAAACCTTGACTGTTAGTTACGACGCTTCCAAAACCGACAAAAAAGCAATCCTAAAAAGCATTGCAGAAGTTGGTCACGACAACGAAATGTTCCGTGCGTCCAGCAAAGTCTATGACGATTTGGAAGTTTGTTGCCAGTACGACCGTCCGGACAACAGCAAAAAGTTGGCGAAAAACTGCGACCCAAAACAAGTTTGCGAACTTAAATAA
- a CDS encoding DUF4349 domain-containing protein, with protein MKTKILSISLMALLLIGCKKGEYAESAYATADSAAVVSDDVSVAATQTVEGKQFVKTAEVDMEVKDVYGATISIEKHLISLGGFVTQSRMEAQTLSENTYNISDESSMLIRKFQNHNRMQVRVPTEKLGEFLDFINDKKVFLNSRIISAEDVTANIKLSKMEAERQAKTSTNISQLKTGKDKVKLDDDNMSQANSQKYSDEILADQLKYSTVDIYIKEPSTSVAKIPIVNTKNIDNEYKYNFFFDVKNAFVEGFYLIQQIFVFLISIWPIVLLGGLIFYFWRRRKPTIKP; from the coding sequence ATGAAAACGAAAATCTTATCAATAAGCTTAATGGCTTTACTTTTAATCGGATGTAAAAAGGGCGAATACGCAGAATCAGCTTACGCAACTGCAGATAGCGCGGCGGTTGTTTCTGATGATGTTTCTGTGGCGGCAACGCAAACCGTGGAAGGGAAACAATTTGTGAAAACGGCGGAAGTGGATATGGAAGTGAAGGACGTCTATGGCGCGACGATATCAATCGAGAAACATTTGATTTCGCTTGGTGGATTTGTGACGCAGAGCCGAATGGAAGCGCAGACTTTGTCGGAAAACACTTACAATATTTCTGACGAATCGTCGATGTTGATAAGGAAATTTCAGAATCACAATAGAATGCAAGTGCGCGTTCCGACCGAGAAATTGGGGGAATTTTTGGATTTCATCAATGACAAAAAAGTGTTCCTAAATTCCAGAATTATTTCTGCCGAAGACGTGACCGCAAATATCAAACTGTCTAAAATGGAAGCTGAAAGACAAGCGAAAACCAGCACAAACATTTCTCAATTGAAAACCGGAAAAGACAAAGTGAAACTTGATGACGACAATATGTCTCAAGCCAATTCTCAAAAATATTCTGACGAAATCCTTGCCGACCAACTGAAATATTCCACGGTGGATATTTACATCAAAGAACCAAGCACTAGTGTGGCGAAAATCCCAATTGTCAATACCAAAAACATTGATAATGAGTACAAATACAATTTCTTTTTCGATGTGAAAAATGCTTTTGTGGAAGGCTTTTATTTGATTCAGCAGATTTTTGTTTTCCTGATTTCTATCTGGCCGATTGTTTTGCTTGGCGGATTGATATTTTATTTTTGGAGAAGGAGAAAACCTACTATCAAACCATAA
- a CDS encoding acyl-CoA dehydrogenase family protein — protein MNSTISKIKGVFNLLKNIDIDQLSQISQKVDLPKLMHQFSKLDKNQLNSLTKMLDSSGKKRELPPINGDFYELHLKLTDEQRAIQLKVREFMEKEAKPLVNRYWLTDDFPHELIPKFKKLNLCGVTYEGYGCPNLPFLMEGVIAMEIARVDASLATFFGVQSGLSMGSIYMCGSEEQKQKYLPGMQQFDLIGAFGLTEPEVGSGAAGGLTTTCQKVEGGWILNGQKKWIGNATFADVTVIWARDVEDNQVKGFIVEKETAGFSVEKIRGKMALRIVQNGLITMKDCFVADSQKMEHANSFKDTAKVLQMTRAGVAWMATGCARGAYESALDYTRKREQFGKPIASFQLIQGHLVEMLSNLTAMQTLVFRLSEMQDQDILKDEHASLAKVFCSLRTRDVVAQAREVMGGNGILLDHDVARFVADAEAIYSYEGTKEINSLIVGRSITGMSAFV, from the coding sequence ATGAACAGCACAATCTCCAAGATTAAAGGCGTTTTCAACCTTTTAAAAAATATCGACATAGACCAACTTTCCCAAATCTCACAAAAAGTCGACCTTCCAAAATTGATGCATCAGTTTTCAAAACTCGATAAAAATCAATTGAATAGTTTGACCAAAATGCTGGATTCTTCTGGCAAGAAAAGAGAATTGCCACCCATCAACGGCGATTTTTATGAACTGCATTTGAAACTGACGGACGAACAACGAGCCATACAGCTGAAAGTGCGTGAGTTTATGGAAAAAGAAGCCAAACCTTTGGTCAACAGATATTGGCTGACAGACGATTTCCCGCACGAACTCATCCCAAAATTTAAAAAGCTTAATCTCTGCGGTGTCACTTACGAAGGCTACGGTTGCCCGAATTTACCATTCTTGATGGAAGGCGTCATCGCAATGGAAATCGCCAGAGTTGATGCATCATTGGCAACGTTTTTCGGTGTTCAATCAGGATTATCGATGGGTTCAATTTATATGTGTGGCTCCGAAGAACAGAAACAGAAATACCTCCCAGGAATGCAACAATTCGATTTGATTGGCGCGTTTGGATTGACCGAACCAGAAGTTGGTTCCGGCGCAGCTGGCGGATTGACCACGACTTGTCAAAAAGTAGAAGGTGGCTGGATTCTGAACGGACAGAAAAAATGGATTGGGAATGCGACGTTTGCAGACGTGACGGTGATTTGGGCAAGAGATGTTGAAGATAATCAGGTCAAGGGTTTCATTGTTGAAAAAGAAACCGCCGGATTCTCAGTTGAAAAAATTCGAGGAAAAATGGCACTCAGAATTGTCCAAAATGGATTGATTACAATGAAAGATTGCTTCGTTGCCGATTCTCAAAAAATGGAGCACGCCAACAGTTTCAAAGACACCGCCAAAGTTCTTCAAATGACGAGAGCCGGCGTTGCTTGGATGGCGACTGGTTGCGCAAGAGGTGCTTATGAAAGCGCTTTGGACTACACCAGAAAACGTGAACAATTCGGAAAACCGATTGCTTCTTTCCAGTTGATTCAGGGACATTTGGTAGAGATGTTGTCCAATCTAACAGCGATGCAAACTCTGGTTTTCAGACTTTCGGAAATGCAGGACCAAGATATTTTGAAAGACGAACACGCCTCATTAGCAAAAGTTTTCTGTAGCTTGAGAACGCGTGATGTGGTCGCACAGGCCAGAGAAGTAATGGGCGGAAACGGGATTCTTTTGGATCACGATGTTGCCAGATTTGTTGCCGATGCAGAAGCCATTTATTCTTACGAAGGAACCAAAGAAATTAACTCGTTGATTGTCGGACGTTCGATTACGGGGATGAGTGCGTTTGTTTAA
- the msrB gene encoding peptide-methionine (R)-S-oxide reductase MsrB: MKKLVFLILMTLFLQQCAQKKVDLSKQPQQKTMEDNTHTNNPYYSRTDKTKLNVSNEEWKKILPAEVYAIAREANTEYPFTGKYNEFDELGEYYCAVCGNHLFRSSSKFASTCGWPSFFEADKEGVSYKRDSTHGMERIEVLCKRCDSHLGHVFNDGPPPTGTRFCMNSVSLDFQADSQK, encoded by the coding sequence ATGAAAAAATTAGTTTTTTTAATATTAATGACCTTATTTTTGCAACAATGTGCGCAGAAAAAAGTGGACTTAAGCAAACAACCACAACAAAAAACAATGGAAGATAATACACACACAAACAATCCCTACTATTCAAGAACCGATAAAACCAAACTGAACGTCTCCAACGAAGAATGGAAAAAAATCCTTCCGGCAGAAGTTTACGCCATCGCAAGAGAAGCCAACACAGAATATCCGTTCACCGGAAAATACAATGAATTTGATGAACTCGGTGAATACTATTGCGCAGTTTGTGGCAATCATTTGTTCCGCTCAAGTTCCAAATTTGCAAGCACTTGTGGCTGGCCAAGTTTCTTCGAGGCGGACAAAGAAGGCGTGAGCTACAAGCGAGATTCCACCCACGGAATGGAACGCATCGAGGTTCTTTGCAAACGTTGCGATTCGCATTTAGGACACGTTTTCAATGATGGTCCGCCACCGACTGGAACACGATTCTGTATGAATTCTGTGAGTTTGGATTTCCAGGCTGATAGTCAGAAGTAG
- a CDS encoding SDR family NAD(P)-dependent oxidoreductase: MKTIFITGTTSGIGKATAILLAKQKNKIILCGRNKTVLEELKNELSKETEIFTLSFDVRNSDEVFKAINSLPEDWKNIDVLINNAGNAHGLDSIADGNPDDWNAMMDGNVKGLLYVSQPIIKLMKEKQNGQIINISSVAARQTYANGVVYCASKKAVDVISEGMRIELTEFGIRVTNIQPGAVETDFSKVRFKGDDDRAATVYAGYEPLIAEDIADAIAYCINVPERVSIAEFTIYPKAQAEPRTIYRNV; this comes from the coding sequence TTGAAAACAATATTCATCACCGGAACTACTTCCGGAATAGGAAAAGCAACTGCAATTCTATTGGCAAAACAAAAAAACAAAATCATTCTCTGCGGAAGAAACAAAACCGTTCTCGAAGAACTAAAAAACGAATTATCAAAAGAAACCGAAATTTTTACATTAAGTTTTGATGTTAGAAATTCTGATGAAGTTTTTAAAGCCATTAATTCACTTCCCGAAGATTGGAAAAACATCGATGTTTTAATTAATAACGCTGGAAATGCACACGGACTCGACTCAATTGCAGACGGAAATCCCGATGATTGGAATGCAATGATGGACGGTAATGTAAAAGGTTTGCTTTATGTTTCTCAGCCAATCATTAAACTAATGAAAGAAAAACAAAACGGACAAATCATCAACATCAGTTCTGTTGCAGCGAGACAGACTTATGCAAATGGCGTGGTTTATTGTGCATCGAAAAAAGCTGTTGATGTGATTTCAGAAGGAATGAGAATAGAATTGACGGAATTCGGAATACGTGTGACGAATATACAGCCAGGTGCTGTGGAAACTGATTTTTCTAAAGTCAGATTCAAAGGAGATGATGACAGAGCAGCAACGGTTTACGCAGGTTACGAGCCATTAATTGCTGAAGATATTGCTGATGCGATTGCTTATTGCATCAATGTTCCAGAGCGTGTTTCGATTGCAGAATTCACGATTTATCCAAAGGCGCAGGCTGAGCCAAGAACGATTTACCGAAATGTTTAG
- a CDS encoding nuclear transport factor 2 family protein, protein MKFTTLILLLNFIFGFSQTYSKKEKALITQVSKLDSLMQNNDSKILTLFSDDVSFGHSNGWVQNYQDFKTDFESGKVKYQSVNQIELKEFKVKSKFANIRRIIAVKGLYKNEIFKMKLSVLEFWIKQRGIWKLWSRQSATLKS, encoded by the coding sequence ATGAAATTTACAACTCTTATTCTTTTGCTCAACTTTATTTTTGGGTTTTCGCAGACTTATTCCAAAAAAGAAAAAGCATTGATAACGCAAGTTTCAAAGCTTGATTCTTTGATGCAAAATAACGATTCAAAAATTCTGACTTTGTTTTCTGATGATGTTTCATTTGGACATTCCAATGGTTGGGTTCAGAATTATCAGGATTTCAAGACAGATTTTGAATCGGGAAAAGTGAAATACCAATCAGTCAATCAAATTGAATTGAAAGAATTTAAAGTTAAAAGTAAATTCGCAAACATCAGAAGAATCATCGCGGTAAAAGGACTTTACAAAAACGAAATCTTTAAAATGAAACTTTCCGTCTTGGAATTCTGGATTAAACAAAGAGGGATTTGGAAACTGTGGAGCCGGCAAAGTGCGACTTTGAAATCGTAA
- the tsaB gene encoding tRNA (adenosine(37)-N6)-threonylcarbamoyltransferase complex dimerization subunit type 1 TsaB — MKILHIETSSKNCSVAISDGEEILCLCEEVSDNYKQSESLHSFVEWALEGAEISLKDLDAISLGKGPGSYTGLRIGAASAKGFCYGLKIPLIAINSLDSMVEEFINQGFELIIPLIDARRMEVYTAFFDGTSGEMIKETEAKILDENSFSELMDKKVLFIGDGAKKAQEILTLKNAEFKSDIYPSAKGLIKKSVEKFNQNDFEDTAYFEPFYLKDFQGIKKVDRVKKNIN; from the coding sequence ATGAAAATCCTCCACATAGAAACCTCGTCCAAAAACTGTTCAGTTGCCATTTCAGATGGCGAAGAAATCCTTTGTCTTTGCGAAGAAGTTTCCGATAATTATAAACAGTCCGAAAGTTTACATTCCTTTGTAGAATGGGCTTTGGAAGGTGCAGAGATTTCTTTGAAAGATTTGGATGCGATTTCTCTTGGGAAAGGTCCGGGTTCTTACACGGGACTTAGAATTGGCGCCGCTTCTGCAAAAGGTTTTTGCTATGGGTTAAAAATTCCTTTGATTGCCATCAATTCTTTGGATTCTATGGTGGAAGAATTTATCAATCAAGGTTTTGAATTAATTATTCCTTTGATTGACGCCCGAAGAATGGAAGTTTATACCGCATTTTTCGATGGAACTTCCGGCGAAATGATAAAGGAAACTGAAGCAAAAATCCTCGATGAAAATTCATTTTCTGAATTAATGGATAAGAAAGTTTTGTTCATTGGTGATGGCGCAAAAAAAGCCCAGGAAATCCTAACTCTTAAAAATGCAGAATTCAAGTCTGATATTTATCCTTCTGCAAAAGGTTTGATTAAAAAATCTGTGGAGAAATTTAATCAAAACGATTTTGAGGATACAGCTTATTTCGAGCCATTTTATTTGAAAGACTTCCAAGGTATTAAGAAAGTAGACCGCGTAAAAAAAAACATTAATTGA